From Nycticebus coucang isolate mNycCou1 chromosome 6, mNycCou1.pri, whole genome shotgun sequence, the proteins below share one genomic window:
- the TLE3 gene encoding transducin-like enhancer protein 3 isoform X12, with product MYPQGRHPAPHQPGQPGFKFTVAESCDRIKDEFQFLQAQYHSLKVEYDKLANEKTEMQRHYVMYYEMSYGLNIEMHKQTEIAKRLNTILAQIMPFLSQEHQQQVAQAVERAKQVTMTELNAIIGQQLQAQHLSHATHGPPVQLPPHPSGLQPPGIPPVTGSSSGLLALGALGNQAHLTVKDEKNHHELDHRERESSANNSVSPSESLRASEKHRGSADYSMEAKKRKAEEKDSLSRYDSDGDKSDDLVVDVSNEDPATPRVSPAHSPPENGLDKARGLKKDAPTSPASVASSSSTPSSKTKDLGHNDKSSTPGLKSNTPTPRNDAPTPGTSTTPGLRSMPGKPPGMDPIASALRTPISITSSYAAPFAMMGHHEMNGSLTSPSAYAGLHNIPPQMSAAAAAAAAAYGRSPMVGFDPHPPLRATGLPSSLASIPGGKPAYSFHVSADGQMQPVPFPHDALAGPGIPRHARQINTLSHGEVVCAVTISNPTRHVYTGGKGCVKIWDISQPGSKSPISQLDCLNRDNYIRSCKLLPDGRTLIVGGEASTLTIWDLASPTPRIKAELTSSAPACYALAISPDAKVCFSCCSDGNIAVWDLHNQTLVRQFQGHTDGASCIDISHDGTKLWTGGLDNTVRSWDLREGRQLQQHDFTSQIFSLGYCPTGEWLAVGMESSNVEVLHHTKPDKYQLHLHESCVLSLKFAYCGKWFVSTGKDNLLNAWRTPYGASIFQSKESSSVLSCDISADDKYIVTGSGDKKATVYEVIY from the exons ATGTATCCGCAAGGCAGACATCCG GCTCCCCATCAACCCGGGCAACCGGGATTTAAATTCACGGTGGCTGAGTCTTGTGACAGGATCAAAGACGAATTCCAGTTTCTGCAAGCTCAATATCACAG CCTCAAAGTGGAGTACGACAAGCTGGCGAACGAGAAGACGGAGATGCAGCGCCATTATGTGATG TACTATGAGATGTCCTATGGCTTGAACATTGAAATGCACAAGCAG ACAGAGATTGCGAAGAGACTGAACACAATTTTAGCACAGATCATGCCTTTCCTGTCACAAGAG CACCAGCAGCAGGTGGCACAGGCGGTGGAACGTGCCAAGCAGGTCACCATGACGGAGCTGAACGCCATCATCGGG cagcagctccaggcGCAGCATCTCTCCCATGCCACACACGGCCCCCCGGTCCAGCTGCCACCCCACCCGTCAGGCCTCCAGCCTCCAGGGATCCCCCCAGTGACGGGGAGCAGCTCTGGGCTGCTGGCACTGGGCGCCCTGGGCAACCAGGCCCACCTGACAGTAAAGGACGAGAAGAACCACCATGAACTTGACCACAGAG AGAGAGAATCCAGTGCG AATAACTCTGTGTCACCCTCGGAAAGCCTCCGGGCCAGTGAGAAGCACCGGGGCTCCGCAGACTACAGCATGGAAGCCAAGAAGCGGAAAGCGGAGGAGAAGGACAGCCTGAGCCGATAT GATAGTGACGGGGACAAGAGTGACGATCTGGTGGTGGATGTCTCCAATGAG GACCCAGCAACGCCCCGGGTCAGCCCCGCACACTCCCCTCCTGAGAATGGGCTTGATAAGGCCCGTGGCCTGAAAAAGGATGCCCCTACCAGTCCCGCCTCTGTGGCCTCTTCCAGCAGCACACCCTCCTCCAAGACCAAAGACCTTGGTCAC AATGACAAATCTTCCACCCCGGGGCTCAAGTCCAATACACCAACTCCGAGGAATGATGCCCCAACTCCAGGCACCAGCACGACCCCAGGGCTCCGGTCCATGCCGGGCAAGCCTCCAGGCATGGACCCGATAG CCTCTGCCCTGCGCACGCCCATCTCCATCACTAGCTCCTATGCGGCACCCTTTGCCATGATGGGCCACCATGAGATGAACGGATCCCTCACCAGCCCTAGTGCCTATGCAGGTCTCCACAACATCCCACCCCAGAtgagtgctgctgctgctgccgctgctgccgCCTACGGCCGATCGCCAATG GTTGGTTTTGACCCTCACCCCCCATTGCGGGCCACAGGCCTTCCCTCAAGCTTGGCCTCCATTCCTGGAGGGAAACC AGCGTACTCTTTCCACGTGAGTGCTGATGGGCAGATGCAGCCCGTGCCCTTCCCCCACGATGCCCTGGCAGGCCCCGGCATCCCAAGACACGCCCGGCAGATCAACACGCTCAGCCACGGGGAGGTGGTGTGTGCCGTGACCATCAGCAACCCCACGCGGCATGTCTATACAGGGGGCAAGGGCTGTGTGAAGATCTGGGACATTAGCCAGCCGGGTAGCAAGAGCCCCATCTCCCAGCTGGACTGCCTG AATAGGGACAACTACATCCGCTCCTGCAAGCTGCTCCCTGATGGGCGCACGCTCATTGTGGGTGGTGAGGCCAGCACGCTTACCATCTGGGACCTGGCCTCACCCACACCCCGCATCAAGGCCGAGCTGACATCCTCAGCTCCAGCCTGTTACGCCCTGGCCATCAGTCCTGACGCCAAAGTCTGCTTCTCCTGCTGCAGTGATGGGAATATCGCCGTCTGGGACCTGCACAACCAGACCCTGGTCAG GCAGTTCCAGGGCCACACTGATGGGGCCAGCTGTATAGACATCTCCCATGATGGCACCAAGCTGTGGACCGGGGGCCTGGACAACACCGTGCGCTCCTGGGACCTGCGTGAGGGCCGACAGCTGCAGCAGCACGACTTCACTTCCCAG ATCTTCTCCCTGGGTTATTGCCCCACCGGAGAGTGGCTGGCCGTGGGCATGGAGAGCAGCAATGTGGAGGTGCTGCACCACACCAAGCCTGACAAATACCAGTTGCATCTGCATGAGAGCTGCGTGCTGTCCCTCAAGTTTGCCTACTGTG GCAAGTGGTTCGTGAGCACCGGGAAAGATAACCTTCTCAACGCCTGGAGGACGCCTTACGGAGCCAGCATATTCCAG TCTAAAGAATCCTCGTCCGTCTTGAGTTGTGACATTTCAGCGGATGACAAATATATTGTAACAGGCTCTGGTGACAAGAAGGCCACAGTTTATGAGGTCATCTACTAA
- the TLE3 gene encoding transducin-like enhancer protein 3 isoform X8: protein MYPQGRHPAPHQPGQPGFKFTVAESCDRIKDEFQFLQAQYHSLKVEYDKLANEKTEMQRHYVMYYEMSYGLNIEMHKQTEIAKRLNTILAQIMPFLSQEHQQQVAQAVERAKQVTMTELNAIIGQQLQAQHLSHATHGPPVQLPPHPSGLQPPGIPPVTGSSSGLLALGALGNQAHLTVKDEKNHHELDHRERESSANNSVSPSESLRASEKHRGSADYSMEAKKRKAEEKDSLSRYDSDGDKSDDLVVDVSNEDPATPRVSPAHSPPENGLDKARGLKKDAPTSPASVASSSSTPSSKTKDLGHNDKSSTPGLKSNTPTPRNDAPTPGTSTTPGLRSMPGKPPGMDPIASALRTPISITSSYAAPFAMMGHHEMNGSLTSPSAYAGLHNIPPQMSAAAAAAAAAYGRSPMVSFGAVGFDPHPPLRATGLPSSLASIPGGKPAYSFHVSADGQMQPVPFPHDALAGPGIPRHARQINTLSHGEVVCAVTISNPTRHVYTGGKGCVKIWDISQPGSKSPISQLDCLNRDNYIRSCKLLPDGRTLIVGGEASTLTIWDLASPTPRIKAELTSSAPACYALAISPDAKVCFSCCSDGNIAVWDLHNQTLVRQFQGHTDGASCIDISHDGTKLWTGGLDNTVRSWDLREGRQLQQHDFTSQIFSLGYCPTGEWLAVGMESSNVEVLHHTKPDKYQLHLHESCVLSLKFAYCGKWFVSTGKDNLLNAWRTPYGASIFQSKESSSVLSCDISADDKYIVTGSGDKKATVYEVIY, encoded by the exons ATGTATCCGCAAGGCAGACATCCG GCTCCCCATCAACCCGGGCAACCGGGATTTAAATTCACGGTGGCTGAGTCTTGTGACAGGATCAAAGACGAATTCCAGTTTCTGCAAGCTCAATATCACAG CCTCAAAGTGGAGTACGACAAGCTGGCGAACGAGAAGACGGAGATGCAGCGCCATTATGTGATG TACTATGAGATGTCCTATGGCTTGAACATTGAAATGCACAAGCAG ACAGAGATTGCGAAGAGACTGAACACAATTTTAGCACAGATCATGCCTTTCCTGTCACAAGAG CACCAGCAGCAGGTGGCACAGGCGGTGGAACGTGCCAAGCAGGTCACCATGACGGAGCTGAACGCCATCATCGGG cagcagctccaggcGCAGCATCTCTCCCATGCCACACACGGCCCCCCGGTCCAGCTGCCACCCCACCCGTCAGGCCTCCAGCCTCCAGGGATCCCCCCAGTGACGGGGAGCAGCTCTGGGCTGCTGGCACTGGGCGCCCTGGGCAACCAGGCCCACCTGACAGTAAAGGACGAGAAGAACCACCATGAACTTGACCACAGAG AGAGAGAATCCAGTGCG AATAACTCTGTGTCACCCTCGGAAAGCCTCCGGGCCAGTGAGAAGCACCGGGGCTCCGCAGACTACAGCATGGAAGCCAAGAAGCGGAAAGCGGAGGAGAAGGACAGCCTGAGCCGATAT GATAGTGACGGGGACAAGAGTGACGATCTGGTGGTGGATGTCTCCAATGAG GACCCAGCAACGCCCCGGGTCAGCCCCGCACACTCCCCTCCTGAGAATGGGCTTGATAAGGCCCGTGGCCTGAAAAAGGATGCCCCTACCAGTCCCGCCTCTGTGGCCTCTTCCAGCAGCACACCCTCCTCCAAGACCAAAGACCTTGGTCAC AATGACAAATCTTCCACCCCGGGGCTCAAGTCCAATACACCAACTCCGAGGAATGATGCCCCAACTCCAGGCACCAGCACGACCCCAGGGCTCCGGTCCATGCCGGGCAAGCCTCCAGGCATGGACCCGATAG CCTCTGCCCTGCGCACGCCCATCTCCATCACTAGCTCCTATGCGGCACCCTTTGCCATGATGGGCCACCATGAGATGAACGGATCCCTCACCAGCCCTAGTGCCTATGCAGGTCTCCACAACATCCCACCCCAGAtgagtgctgctgctgctgccgctgctgccgCCTACGGCCGATCGCCAATGGTGAGCTTTGGAGCT GTTGGTTTTGACCCTCACCCCCCATTGCGGGCCACAGGCCTTCCCTCAAGCTTGGCCTCCATTCCTGGAGGGAAACC AGCGTACTCTTTCCACGTGAGTGCTGATGGGCAGATGCAGCCCGTGCCCTTCCCCCACGATGCCCTGGCAGGCCCCGGCATCCCAAGACACGCCCGGCAGATCAACACGCTCAGCCACGGGGAGGTGGTGTGTGCCGTGACCATCAGCAACCCCACGCGGCATGTCTATACAGGGGGCAAGGGCTGTGTGAAGATCTGGGACATTAGCCAGCCGGGTAGCAAGAGCCCCATCTCCCAGCTGGACTGCCTG AATAGGGACAACTACATCCGCTCCTGCAAGCTGCTCCCTGATGGGCGCACGCTCATTGTGGGTGGTGAGGCCAGCACGCTTACCATCTGGGACCTGGCCTCACCCACACCCCGCATCAAGGCCGAGCTGACATCCTCAGCTCCAGCCTGTTACGCCCTGGCCATCAGTCCTGACGCCAAAGTCTGCTTCTCCTGCTGCAGTGATGGGAATATCGCCGTCTGGGACCTGCACAACCAGACCCTGGTCAG GCAGTTCCAGGGCCACACTGATGGGGCCAGCTGTATAGACATCTCCCATGATGGCACCAAGCTGTGGACCGGGGGCCTGGACAACACCGTGCGCTCCTGGGACCTGCGTGAGGGCCGACAGCTGCAGCAGCACGACTTCACTTCCCAG ATCTTCTCCCTGGGTTATTGCCCCACCGGAGAGTGGCTGGCCGTGGGCATGGAGAGCAGCAATGTGGAGGTGCTGCACCACACCAAGCCTGACAAATACCAGTTGCATCTGCATGAGAGCTGCGTGCTGTCCCTCAAGTTTGCCTACTGTG GCAAGTGGTTCGTGAGCACCGGGAAAGATAACCTTCTCAACGCCTGGAGGACGCCTTACGGAGCCAGCATATTCCAG TCTAAAGAATCCTCGTCCGTCTTGAGTTGTGACATTTCAGCGGATGACAAATATATTGTAACAGGCTCTGGTGACAAGAAGGCCACAGTTTATGAGGTCATCTACTAA
- the TLE3 gene encoding transducin-like enhancer protein 3 isoform X3: MYPQGRHPAPHQPGQPGFKFTVAESCDRIKDEFQFLQAQYHSLKVEYDKLANEKTEMQRHYVMYYEMSYGLNIEMHKQTEIAKRLNTILAQIMPFLSQEHQQQVAQAVERAKQVTMTELNAIIGVRGLPSLPLTQQQLQAQHLSHATHGPPVQLPPHPSGLQPPGIPPVTGSSSGLLALGALGNQAHLTVKDEKNHHELDHRERESSANNSVSPSESLRASEKHRGSADYSMEAKKRKAEEKDSLSRYDSDGDKSDDLVVDVSNEDPATPRVSPAHSPPENGLDKARGLKKDAPTSPASVASSSSTPSSKTKDLGHNDKSSTPGLKSNTPTPRNDAPTPGTSTTPGLRSMPGKPPGMDPIGIMASALRTPISITSSYAAPFAMMGHHEMNGSLTSPSAYAGLHNIPPQMSAAAAAAAAAYGRSPMVGFDPHPPLRATGLPSSLASIPGGKPAYSFHVSADGQMQPVPFPHDALAGPGIPRHARQINTLSHGEVVCAVTISNPTRHVYTGGKGCVKIWDISQPGSKSPISQLDCLNRDNYIRSCKLLPDGRTLIVGGEASTLTIWDLASPTPRIKAELTSSAPACYALAISPDAKVCFSCCSDGNIAVWDLHNQTLVRQFQGHTDGASCIDISHDGTKLWTGGLDNTVRSWDLREGRQLQQHDFTSQIFSLGYCPTGEWLAVGMESSNVEVLHHTKPDKYQLHLHESCVLSLKFAYCGKWFVSTGKDNLLNAWRTPYGASIFQSKESSSVLSCDISADDKYIVTGSGDKKATVYEVIY; this comes from the exons ATGTATCCGCAAGGCAGACATCCG GCTCCCCATCAACCCGGGCAACCGGGATTTAAATTCACGGTGGCTGAGTCTTGTGACAGGATCAAAGACGAATTCCAGTTTCTGCAAGCTCAATATCACAG CCTCAAAGTGGAGTACGACAAGCTGGCGAACGAGAAGACGGAGATGCAGCGCCATTATGTGATG TACTATGAGATGTCCTATGGCTTGAACATTGAAATGCACAAGCAG ACAGAGATTGCGAAGAGACTGAACACAATTTTAGCACAGATCATGCCTTTCCTGTCACAAGAG CACCAGCAGCAGGTGGCACAGGCGGTGGAACGTGCCAAGCAGGTCACCATGACGGAGCTGAACGCCATCATCGGGGTACGTGGACTCCCCAGTCTACCTCTCACC cagcagcagctccaggcGCAGCATCTCTCCCATGCCACACACGGCCCCCCGGTCCAGCTGCCACCCCACCCGTCAGGCCTCCAGCCTCCAGGGATCCCCCCAGTGACGGGGAGCAGCTCTGGGCTGCTGGCACTGGGCGCCCTGGGCAACCAGGCCCACCTGACAGTAAAGGACGAGAAGAACCACCATGAACTTGACCACAGAG AGAGAGAATCCAGTGCG AATAACTCTGTGTCACCCTCGGAAAGCCTCCGGGCCAGTGAGAAGCACCGGGGCTCCGCAGACTACAGCATGGAAGCCAAGAAGCGGAAAGCGGAGGAGAAGGACAGCCTGAGCCGATAT GATAGTGACGGGGACAAGAGTGACGATCTGGTGGTGGATGTCTCCAATGAG GACCCAGCAACGCCCCGGGTCAGCCCCGCACACTCCCCTCCTGAGAATGGGCTTGATAAGGCCCGTGGCCTGAAAAAGGATGCCCCTACCAGTCCCGCCTCTGTGGCCTCTTCCAGCAGCACACCCTCCTCCAAGACCAAAGACCTTGGTCAC AATGACAAATCTTCCACCCCGGGGCTCAAGTCCAATACACCAACTCCGAGGAATGATGCCCCAACTCCAGGCACCAGCACGACCCCAGGGCTCCGGTCCATGCCGGGCAAGCCTCCAGGCATGGACCCGATAGGTATAATGG CCTCTGCCCTGCGCACGCCCATCTCCATCACTAGCTCCTATGCGGCACCCTTTGCCATGATGGGCCACCATGAGATGAACGGATCCCTCACCAGCCCTAGTGCCTATGCAGGTCTCCACAACATCCCACCCCAGAtgagtgctgctgctgctgccgctgctgccgCCTACGGCCGATCGCCAATG GTTGGTTTTGACCCTCACCCCCCATTGCGGGCCACAGGCCTTCCCTCAAGCTTGGCCTCCATTCCTGGAGGGAAACC AGCGTACTCTTTCCACGTGAGTGCTGATGGGCAGATGCAGCCCGTGCCCTTCCCCCACGATGCCCTGGCAGGCCCCGGCATCCCAAGACACGCCCGGCAGATCAACACGCTCAGCCACGGGGAGGTGGTGTGTGCCGTGACCATCAGCAACCCCACGCGGCATGTCTATACAGGGGGCAAGGGCTGTGTGAAGATCTGGGACATTAGCCAGCCGGGTAGCAAGAGCCCCATCTCCCAGCTGGACTGCCTG AATAGGGACAACTACATCCGCTCCTGCAAGCTGCTCCCTGATGGGCGCACGCTCATTGTGGGTGGTGAGGCCAGCACGCTTACCATCTGGGACCTGGCCTCACCCACACCCCGCATCAAGGCCGAGCTGACATCCTCAGCTCCAGCCTGTTACGCCCTGGCCATCAGTCCTGACGCCAAAGTCTGCTTCTCCTGCTGCAGTGATGGGAATATCGCCGTCTGGGACCTGCACAACCAGACCCTGGTCAG GCAGTTCCAGGGCCACACTGATGGGGCCAGCTGTATAGACATCTCCCATGATGGCACCAAGCTGTGGACCGGGGGCCTGGACAACACCGTGCGCTCCTGGGACCTGCGTGAGGGCCGACAGCTGCAGCAGCACGACTTCACTTCCCAG ATCTTCTCCCTGGGTTATTGCCCCACCGGAGAGTGGCTGGCCGTGGGCATGGAGAGCAGCAATGTGGAGGTGCTGCACCACACCAAGCCTGACAAATACCAGTTGCATCTGCATGAGAGCTGCGTGCTGTCCCTCAAGTTTGCCTACTGTG GCAAGTGGTTCGTGAGCACCGGGAAAGATAACCTTCTCAACGCCTGGAGGACGCCTTACGGAGCCAGCATATTCCAG TCTAAAGAATCCTCGTCCGTCTTGAGTTGTGACATTTCAGCGGATGACAAATATATTGTAACAGGCTCTGGTGACAAGAAGGCCACAGTTTATGAGGTCATCTACTAA
- the TLE3 gene encoding transducin-like enhancer protein 3 isoform X1, giving the protein MYPQGRHPAPHQPGQPGFKFTVAESCDRIKDEFQFLQAQYHSLKVEYDKLANEKTEMQRHYVMYYEMSYGLNIEMHKQTEIAKRLNTILAQIMPFLSQEHQQQVAQAVERAKQVTMTELNAIIGVRGLPSLPLTQQQLQAQHLSHATHGPPVQLPPHPSGLQPPGIPPVTGSSSGLLALGALGNQAHLTVKDEKNHHELDHRERESSANNSVSPSESLRASEKHRGSADYSMEAKKRKAEEKDSLSRYDSDGDKSDDLVVDVSNEDPATPRVSPAHSPPENGLDKARGLKKDAPTSPASVASSSSTPSSKTKDLGHNDKSSTPGLKSNTPTPRNDAPTPGTSTTPGLRSMPGKPPGMDPIGIMASALRTPISITSSYAAPFAMMGHHEMNGSLTSPSAYAGLHNIPPQMSAAAAAAAAAYGRSPMVSFGAVGFDPHPPLRATGLPSSLASIPGGKPAYSFHVSADGQMQPVPFPHDALAGPGIPRHARQINTLSHGEVVCAVTISNPTRHVYTGGKGCVKIWDISQPGSKSPISQLDCLNRDNYIRSCKLLPDGRTLIVGGEASTLTIWDLASPTPRIKAELTSSAPACYALAISPDAKVCFSCCSDGNIAVWDLHNQTLVRQFQGHTDGASCIDISHDGTKLWTGGLDNTVRSWDLREGRQLQQHDFTSQIFSLGYCPTGEWLAVGMESSNVEVLHHTKPDKYQLHLHESCVLSLKFAYCGKWFVSTGKDNLLNAWRTPYGASIFQSKESSSVLSCDISADDKYIVTGSGDKKATVYEVIY; this is encoded by the exons ATGTATCCGCAAGGCAGACATCCG GCTCCCCATCAACCCGGGCAACCGGGATTTAAATTCACGGTGGCTGAGTCTTGTGACAGGATCAAAGACGAATTCCAGTTTCTGCAAGCTCAATATCACAG CCTCAAAGTGGAGTACGACAAGCTGGCGAACGAGAAGACGGAGATGCAGCGCCATTATGTGATG TACTATGAGATGTCCTATGGCTTGAACATTGAAATGCACAAGCAG ACAGAGATTGCGAAGAGACTGAACACAATTTTAGCACAGATCATGCCTTTCCTGTCACAAGAG CACCAGCAGCAGGTGGCACAGGCGGTGGAACGTGCCAAGCAGGTCACCATGACGGAGCTGAACGCCATCATCGGGGTACGTGGACTCCCCAGTCTACCTCTCACC cagcagcagctccaggcGCAGCATCTCTCCCATGCCACACACGGCCCCCCGGTCCAGCTGCCACCCCACCCGTCAGGCCTCCAGCCTCCAGGGATCCCCCCAGTGACGGGGAGCAGCTCTGGGCTGCTGGCACTGGGCGCCCTGGGCAACCAGGCCCACCTGACAGTAAAGGACGAGAAGAACCACCATGAACTTGACCACAGAG AGAGAGAATCCAGTGCG AATAACTCTGTGTCACCCTCGGAAAGCCTCCGGGCCAGTGAGAAGCACCGGGGCTCCGCAGACTACAGCATGGAAGCCAAGAAGCGGAAAGCGGAGGAGAAGGACAGCCTGAGCCGATAT GATAGTGACGGGGACAAGAGTGACGATCTGGTGGTGGATGTCTCCAATGAG GACCCAGCAACGCCCCGGGTCAGCCCCGCACACTCCCCTCCTGAGAATGGGCTTGATAAGGCCCGTGGCCTGAAAAAGGATGCCCCTACCAGTCCCGCCTCTGTGGCCTCTTCCAGCAGCACACCCTCCTCCAAGACCAAAGACCTTGGTCAC AATGACAAATCTTCCACCCCGGGGCTCAAGTCCAATACACCAACTCCGAGGAATGATGCCCCAACTCCAGGCACCAGCACGACCCCAGGGCTCCGGTCCATGCCGGGCAAGCCTCCAGGCATGGACCCGATAGGTATAATGG CCTCTGCCCTGCGCACGCCCATCTCCATCACTAGCTCCTATGCGGCACCCTTTGCCATGATGGGCCACCATGAGATGAACGGATCCCTCACCAGCCCTAGTGCCTATGCAGGTCTCCACAACATCCCACCCCAGAtgagtgctgctgctgctgccgctgctgccgCCTACGGCCGATCGCCAATGGTGAGCTTTGGAGCT GTTGGTTTTGACCCTCACCCCCCATTGCGGGCCACAGGCCTTCCCTCAAGCTTGGCCTCCATTCCTGGAGGGAAACC AGCGTACTCTTTCCACGTGAGTGCTGATGGGCAGATGCAGCCCGTGCCCTTCCCCCACGATGCCCTGGCAGGCCCCGGCATCCCAAGACACGCCCGGCAGATCAACACGCTCAGCCACGGGGAGGTGGTGTGTGCCGTGACCATCAGCAACCCCACGCGGCATGTCTATACAGGGGGCAAGGGCTGTGTGAAGATCTGGGACATTAGCCAGCCGGGTAGCAAGAGCCCCATCTCCCAGCTGGACTGCCTG AATAGGGACAACTACATCCGCTCCTGCAAGCTGCTCCCTGATGGGCGCACGCTCATTGTGGGTGGTGAGGCCAGCACGCTTACCATCTGGGACCTGGCCTCACCCACACCCCGCATCAAGGCCGAGCTGACATCCTCAGCTCCAGCCTGTTACGCCCTGGCCATCAGTCCTGACGCCAAAGTCTGCTTCTCCTGCTGCAGTGATGGGAATATCGCCGTCTGGGACCTGCACAACCAGACCCTGGTCAG GCAGTTCCAGGGCCACACTGATGGGGCCAGCTGTATAGACATCTCCCATGATGGCACCAAGCTGTGGACCGGGGGCCTGGACAACACCGTGCGCTCCTGGGACCTGCGTGAGGGCCGACAGCTGCAGCAGCACGACTTCACTTCCCAG ATCTTCTCCCTGGGTTATTGCCCCACCGGAGAGTGGCTGGCCGTGGGCATGGAGAGCAGCAATGTGGAGGTGCTGCACCACACCAAGCCTGACAAATACCAGTTGCATCTGCATGAGAGCTGCGTGCTGTCCCTCAAGTTTGCCTACTGTG GCAAGTGGTTCGTGAGCACCGGGAAAGATAACCTTCTCAACGCCTGGAGGACGCCTTACGGAGCCAGCATATTCCAG TCTAAAGAATCCTCGTCCGTCTTGAGTTGTGACATTTCAGCGGATGACAAATATATTGTAACAGGCTCTGGTGACAAGAAGGCCACAGTTTATGAGGTCATCTACTAA